Proteins encoded within one genomic window of Melospiza melodia melodia isolate bMelMel2 chromosome 27, bMelMel2.pri, whole genome shotgun sequence:
- the GNL2 gene encoding nucleolar GTP-binding protein 2, translating into MVKPRYKGRCSINPSRASTNPDRIGGEGGNNMRDRATIRRLNMYRQKERRNKRGKIIKPLQYQSTVAPGTVARVEPNIKWFGNTRVIKQSSLQKFQEEMETVMKDPYRVIMKQKKLPMSLFHDRIKPHTSRVHILDTETFETTFGPKAQRKRPNLSASDVQSLVENAEASSESYDQGKDRDLVTEDTGVRDEAQEEIFKKGQSKRIWGELYKVIDSSDVVVQVLDARDPMGTRSPHVESYLKKEKPWKHLIFVLNKCDLIPTWATKRWVTVLSQEYPTLAFHASLTNPFGKGAFIQLLRQFGKLHSDKKQISVGFIGYPNVGKSSVINTLRSKKVCSVAPIAGETKVWQYITLMRRIFLIDCPGVVYPSGDSETDIVLKGVVQVEKIKSPEDHICAVLERAKEEYIRKTYKIECWTDTVDFLEKLAARTGKLLKGGEPDLQTVSKMVLNDWQRGRIPFFVMPPMEEPVAGQPAPQPPVLEAAVTSSQDITEEKVSELVAPAVEAAEEGSSTNNEIRQLMSHVRQNFGRINVAPQFSEEDLVPVDVPGFDDTDHESTGEEEEEEEEEDEENEEHPGEEELQMAPDVQESSKAVLKALEDKIAKYRKFLDKAKAKRFSAIRIPKRLSDQVFAKSVEKAEEPKETGDRGIEKKRKMKEEESDDDDQLGKQPCKKLTSKERRRAERQQRSKKVGVRYYETHNVKNKNKNKKKTGLEGQRSKHKKYNHKQ; encoded by the exons GAACAAACGTGGCAAAATCATCAAACCTCTGCAGTATCAGTCAACTGTGGCACCAGGCACTGTTGCAAGAGTGGAACCAAATATCAAATGGTTTG GAAATACTCGTGTGATCAAGCAATCATCCCTGCAGAAATTCCAGGAGGAGATGGAGACTGTGATGAAGGATCCTTACAGGGTGATCATGAAGCAGAAGAAGCTGCCCATGTCCCTGTTCCACGACAGGATCAAACCACAC ACCTCCAGAGTTCACATTCTTGACACAGAAACATTTGAAACAACGTTTGGCCCCAAAGCACAGAGGAAAAGACCAAATCTGTCTGCAAGTGATGTGCAGTCTCTGGTGGAGAATGCTGAGGCCTCGTCAGAGTCTTATGACCAGGGCAAGGACCGAGACCTGGTGACAGAGGACACTGGTGTAAG GGATGAAGCACAAGAGGAAATCTTTAAGAAAGGACAGTCCAAAAGAATCTGGGGTGAGCTCTACAAG gtgATTGACTCATCAGATGTTGTTGTTCAAGTTCTGGATGCCCGAGATCCCATGGGCACTCGCTCCCCTCACGTGGAATCCTACCTTAAAAAGGAGAAGCCTTGGAAACATCTCATTTTTGTCTTGAACAAATGTGATCTCATTCCTACCTGGGCCACT AAGCGTTGGGTCACTGTCCTTTCCCAGGAGTATCCAACACTTGCTTTCCATGCCAGCCTCACAAACCCATTCGGCAAAGGTGCCTTCATCCAGCTCCTCAGGCAGTTTGGAAAG TTACACTCTGACAAGAAGCAGATCAGTGTGGGATTCATTGGTTACCCCAACGTTGGCAAGAGCTCAGTGATCAATACCCTGAGGTCCAAGAAGGTCTGCAGTGTGGCCCCCATTGCAGGGGAGACAAAG GTGTGGCAGTACATCACCTTGATGCGGCGGATCTTCCTCATCGACTGCCCCGGGGTGGTTTATCCATCAGGAGACTCAGAGACAGACATTGTGCTCAAGGGAGTG GTTCAAGTTGAAAAGATTAAGAGCCCTGAAGACCATATTTGTGCTGTGCTGGAAAGAGCCAAAGAGGAGTACatcaggaagacatacaaaattGAGTGCTGGACAGATACAGTGGACTTCCTTGAGAAACTTGCTGCTAGGACTGGAAAACTGCTAAAG GGTGGTGAGCCTGACTTGCAGACCGTGAGCAAGATGGTTCTCAATGactggcagaggggcagaatccctttCTTTGTGATGCCACCAATGGAAGAACCAGTGGCAGGTCAGCCAGCTCCCCAG cctcctgtgctggaagcAGCTGTGACATCCAGCCAAGATATCACTGAGGAGAAAGTCTCTGAGTTGGTGGCACCAGCTGTGGAGGCAGCAGAGGAGGGGAGCAGCACAAACAATGAAATCAGGCAGCTCATGTCCCACGTGCGGCAGAACTTTGGCAGGATTAACGTGGCACCTCAGTTCTCAGAAGAAGACCTGGTTCCTGTGGATGTGCCAGGCTTTGATGACACTGACCATGAATCcactggagaggaggaagaggaggaggaagaggaggacgaGGAGAATGAGGAACATCCAGGAGAGGAggaattgcagatggcaccagaTGTGCAGGAGAGCTCTAAAGCAGTTCTTAAAGCTTTGGAGGACAAgattgcaaaatacagaaaatttttGGATAAAGCTAAGGCCAAGAGATTCTCAGCAATAAG AATCCCCAAGCGACTGAGTGACCAAGTGTTTGCAAAATCCGTGGAGAAGGCTGAAGaacccaaagaaactggagaCAGAG GcatagagaagaaaagaaagatgaAAGAAGAGGAAAGTGATGATGATGACCAGTTGGGTAAACAGCCTTGTAAGAAACTCACATCCAAAGAA aggaGACGAGCCGAGAGGCAGCAGCGCTCCAAGAAAGTCGGAGTCCGCTATTATGAAACTCACAACGTGAAAAATAAGAATAAGAACAAGAAAAAAACTGGCTTGGAGGGACAAAGATCAAAGCACAAAAAATACAACCATAAGCAATAG
- the DNALI1 gene encoding axonemal dynein light intermediate polypeptide 1 isoform X1 — MAAPPESLLRYCPPVVVSHRDDRPSAAGQAPRTPAGFATQQPQELLNLILPPREWEEAQKLWVQEVSTAPSTRRDVVQLQEQLDRQLQQRQARETGLCPVRRELYTQCFDELIRQTTVSCAERGLLLLRVRDELQLTLSAYQALYESSVAFGVRKALQAEQGKAHLEKRIAELEEEKEELEKQVSEEKAKCEAIERQETERREIEEKKHSEEVLFLKRTNQQLKAQLECIIAAKN; from the exons ATGGCGGCGCCGCCGGAGTCGCTGCTGCGGTACTGCCCGCCCGTGGTGGTGTCCCACCGAGACGACAGGCCCTCCGCGGCG GGTCAGGCTCCGCGCACCCCCGCCGGCTTCGCCACGCAGCAGCCGCAGGAGCTCCTGAACCTCATCCTGCCGCCGcg GGAGTGGGAGGAGGCGCAGAAGCTCTGGGTGCAGGAGGTGAGCACCGCGCCCAGCACCCGCCGCGACGTcgtgcagctgcaggagcagctggaccggcagctgcagcagcgGCAGGCGCGGGAGACCGGGCTGTGCCCCGTGCGCAGGGAGCTCTACACGCAGTGCTTCG ACGAGCTGATCCGGCAGACCACGGTGAGCTGTGCCGAgcgggggctgctgctgctgcgcgtGCGGGACGAGCTGCAGCTGACGCTGTCGGCGTACCAGGCGCTCTACGAGAGCAGCGTGGCCTTCGGCGTGCGCAAGGCGCTGCAGGCCGAGCAGGGCAAGGCCCACCTGGAGAAAAGG ATTGCAGagctggaagaggagaaggaggagctgGAAAAACAAGTGAGCGAAGAGAAAGCGAAATGTGAGGCCATTGAAAGGCAAGAAACAGAACGGAGAGAAATAGAAGAGAAGAAACACAGTGAGGAGGTTCTGTTCCTCAAACGGACAAACCAGCAGCTGAAG GCCCAACTTGAATGCATCATTGCAGCAAAGAATTAA
- the DNALI1 gene encoding axonemal dynein light intermediate polypeptide 1 isoform X2: MAAPPESLLRYCPPVVVSHRDDRPSAAGQAPRTPAGFATQQPQELLNLILPPREWEEAQKLWVQEVSTAPSTRRDVVQLQEQLDRQLQQRQARETGLCPVRRELYTQCFDELIRQTTVSCAERGLLLLRVRDELQLTLSAYQALYESSVAFGVRKALQAEQGKAHLEKRDGSKDHQNTQLTLLGLSCSSEACCTALKTAPHSTLS, encoded by the exons ATGGCGGCGCCGCCGGAGTCGCTGCTGCGGTACTGCCCGCCCGTGGTGGTGTCCCACCGAGACGACAGGCCCTCCGCGGCG GGTCAGGCTCCGCGCACCCCCGCCGGCTTCGCCACGCAGCAGCCGCAGGAGCTCCTGAACCTCATCCTGCCGCCGcg GGAGTGGGAGGAGGCGCAGAAGCTCTGGGTGCAGGAGGTGAGCACCGCGCCCAGCACCCGCCGCGACGTcgtgcagctgcaggagcagctggaccggcagctgcagcagcgGCAGGCGCGGGAGACCGGGCTGTGCCCCGTGCGCAGGGAGCTCTACACGCAGTGCTTCG ACGAGCTGATCCGGCAGACCACGGTGAGCTGTGCCGAgcgggggctgctgctgctgcgcgtGCGGGACGAGCTGCAGCTGACGCTGTCGGCGTACCAGGCGCTCTACGAGAGCAGCGTGGCCTTCGGCGTGCGCAAGGCGCTGCAGGCCGAGCAGGGCAAGGCCCACCTGGAGAAAAGG GATGGCAGCAAAGACCATCAAAATACTCAGCTCACTCTCCTCGGGCTTAGCTGCTCTTCTGAAGCTTGTTGTACAGCTTTAAAGACTGCACCACACTCCACTCTCTCCTGA